Proteins from a genomic interval of Phalacrocorax aristotelis chromosome 3, bGulAri2.1, whole genome shotgun sequence:
- the EPRS1 gene encoding bifunctional glutamate/proline--tRNA ligase isoform X2, translating into MAALSLAVNAGSPPLGALLTVEHVKNDIEISVEEGKETILRVSEHVSFTDVNSIARYLARAAGSAGLYGSNLLEHTEIDHWLEFSATKLSTASQFLSAVQELNHCLSLRTYLVGNSLSLADLCVWAVLKDNNIWQEQLQQNKAPVHAKRWYGFLEVQRAFQSVGAKWASGTPKVKVATEKKADVGKFVELPGAEMGKVIVRFPPEASGYLHIGHAKAALLNQHYQVNFKGKLIMRFDDTNPEKEKEDFEKVILEDVAMLHIKPDQFTYTSDHFETIMKYAEKLIQEGKAYVDDTPPEQMKAEREQRMESKHRNNCVNKNLQMWEEMKKGTEYGQTCCLRAKIDMNSNNGCMRDPTLYRCKNQPHPRTGNTYKVYPTYDFACPIVDSIEGVTHALRTTEYHDRDEQFYWIIEALGIRKPYIWEYSRLNLNNTVLSKRKLTWFVNEGLVDGWDDPRFPTVRGVLRRGMTVEGLKQFIAAQGSSRSVVNMEWDKIWSFNKKVIDPVAPRYTALLKDAVVPVNIPEAQEEMKEVAKHPKNADVGLKPVWYGSRVLIEGADAETLTEGEVVTFINWGNIIITKLNRNSSGKIASIDAKLNLENKDFKKTTKITWLAETPRAPLIPTVCVNYEHLITKPVLGKDEDFKQYINRNSKQEELMLGDPCLKDLKKGDIIQLQRRGFFICDQPYEPVSPYSCKDAPCILIYIPDGHTKEMPTSGSKEKTKAETAKKEAGSAVKGKSPPLVGDNSTPTCTVSESHLVIYNRVSAQGDIVRDLKAKKASKEDIDKAVKQLLALKAEYKEKTGQEYKPGNPPVSVTEHSSKLETSSTLDSKALYDKVAEQGEAVRKLKAEKAPKEQIDEAVKILLNLKAEYKQKTGQEYKPGNPPSAPPCIPSTTLPSYVCCSNSAPCSLVDGKALYDNVAEQGEVVRRLKAEKASKDEIDEAVKLLLALKADYKEKTGQDYRPGHPPVAEAALPQTSNTVLSGPDTPKAKALFSKVALQGDEVRKLKSEKAEKEKIDAAVKELLQLKAQYKSVAGVDYKPISVSGTDDKDKKKKEKENKSEKQSKQQKQNDGPKKEPLQGQSGNELSSSGSGEGQGPKKQTRLGLEAKKEENLADWFSQVITKSEMIEYYDVSGCYVLRPWAYAIWEAIKNFFDAEIKKLGVENCYFPMFVSQAALEKEKTHIADFAPEVAWVTRSGKTDLAEPIAVRPTSETVMYPAYAKWVQSHRDLPIKLNQWCNVVRWEFKHPQPFLRTREFLWQEGHTAFATYEEAAEEVMQILDLYAQVYEDLLAIPVVKGRKTEKEKFAGGDYTTTVEAFISASGRAIQGATSHHLGQNFSKMFEIVFEDPKKPGEKQFAYQNSWGITTRTIGVMTMIHGDNMGLVLPPRVACVQVVIIPCGITNSLSEEDKEALLKKCNEYRNRLLSVNIRVRADLRDNYSPGWKFNHWELKGVPVRVEVGPRDMKSQQFVAVRRDTGQKLTFSEDEAEDKLKQILEEIHANLYNRASEDLKSHMVVANTMEDFQKELDSGKIVQIPFCGEIECEDWIKKTTARDQDLEPGAPSMGAKSLCIPFQPLCELQRGARCVCGKNPAKFYTLFGRSY; encoded by the exons ATGGCGGCGCTTAGTCTCGCCGTCAACGCGGGGAGCCCCCCGCTGG GAGCTCTGCTGACAGTGGAGCACGTGAAGAATGATATTGAAATTTCAGtggaagaaggcaaagaaaCCATCCTCCGTGTGTCCGA GCATGTTTCATTTACCGACGTGAACTCAATAGCTCGTTATCTGGCTAGAGCTGCTGGTTCTGCTGGGTTGTATGGTTCAAATCTGTTGGAACACACTGAG ATTGACCACTGGCTGGAGTTTAGTGCTACAAAGTTATCTACTGCCAGCCAGTTTCTTTCAGCAGTCCAAGAGCTCAACCACTGTCTGTCTCTGAGAACGTACTTGGTCGGAAACTCTCTGAGTCTCGCAGACTTGTGTGTCTGGGCTGTACTAAAAG ATAATAACATATGGCAAGAACAATTACAGCAAAACAAGGCTCCTGTCCATGCAAAGCGATGGTATGGCTTTCTTGAGGTACAGCGTGCTTTTCAGTCAGTAGGAGCCAAGTGGGCTTCTGGTACACCAAAGGTTAAAGTG gcaacagaaaagaaagcgGATGTTGGGAAGTTTGTTGAACTTCCTGGTGCAGAGATGGGGAAGGTCATTGTGAGGTTTCCTCCTGAAGCAAGTGG atATCTGCATATTGGTCATGCCAAAGCTGCCTTGCTAAATCAGCACTACCAAGTTaactttaaaggaaaacttaTTATGAGATTTGATGACACAAatccagaaaaagagaaagaagactTTGAAAAG GTTATTCTTGAAGATGTTGCAATGCTACACATCAAACCGGATCAATTTACATATACCTCAGATCACTTTGAAACAATAATGAAATATGCTGAGAAGCTTATTCAAGAAGGGAAGGCATATGTGGATGATACTCCTCCAgaacaaatgaaagcagagcGTGAGCAAAGAATGGAAtctaaacacagaaataact gTGTTAATAAAAATCTACAAATgtgggaagaaatgaaaaagggaaCAGAATACGGACAAACTTGTTGTCTACGAGCAAAAATAGATATGAATAGTAACAATGGATGCATGAGGGACCCAACTCTTTATCGTTGTAAAAACCAGCCTCACCCACGTACTGGAAATACTTACAA GGTTTACCCCACATATGACTTTGCCTGCCCCATTGTTGACAGTATTGAAGGGGTCACACATGCATTGAGAACAACTGAATACCATGACAGAGATGAACAATTCTATTGGATCATCGAGGCACTGGGCATAAGGAAACCTTATATATGGGAGTATAGCCGGCTAAACCTCAACAACACTGTGCTCTCTAAAAGAAAGCTTACGTGGTTTGTCAACGAGGGGCTTGTGGATGGATG GGATGACCCAAGATTTCCCACTGTGCGTGGCGTCCTAAGAAGAGGCATGACAGTTGAAGGGCTAAAACAGTTTATTGCTGCTCAG ggtTCCTCTCGATCCGTCGTGAATATGGAGTGGGATAAAATTTGGTCCTTTAATAAAAAG gtGATAGACCCAGTAGCACCTCGGTACACTGCTCTGCTGAAAGATGCAGTGGTCCCAGTAAATATTCCTGAAGCTcaagaagagatgaaagaagTGGCTAAACATCCAAAG AATGCTGATGTTGGGTTGAAACCTGTGTGGTACGGCTCCAGAGTCCTGATTGAGGGTGCAGATGCAGAGACCCTGACAGAGGGAGAGGTGGTTACGTTCATAAATTGGGGCAATATTATCATCACTAAGTTAAACAG AAATTCAAGTGGAAAAATTGCATCCATCGATGCCAAGTTGAACTTAGAGAATAAGGACTTCAAAAAAACGACTAAGATCACTTGGTTAGCAGAAACTCCACGTGCACCACTCATCCCAACTGTCTGTGTGAATTATGAGCATCTGATCACTAAGCCAGTTCTAGGTAAAGATGAAGATTTCAAGCAATATATCAACCGAAATAGCAAG CAAGAAGAACTGATGTTAGGTGATCCTTGCCTTAAGGACTTAAAAAAAGGGGACATCATACAACTTCAGAGGAGAGGATTCTTTATTTGTGATCAACCCTATGAGCCAGTGAG TCCTTACAGCTGTAAAGATGCCCCGTGCATTTTGATTTACATCCCTGATGGGCACACTAAGGAAATGCCAACATCTGGGTCAAAAGAAAAGACCAAAGCTGAAACTGCAAAGAAAGAG gctGGTTCAGCTGTAAAAGGAAAATCTCCTCCACTTGTTGGTGATAACTCTACTCCAACCTGTACTGTATCTGAAAGTCACCTGGTCATTTACAACAGAGTGTCTGCACAGGGTGATATAGTTCGTGACTTGAAAGCTAAGAAGGCATCAAAGGAAGATATTGATAAAGCTGTGAAACAGTTGCTGGCCTTGAAAGCAGAATACAAAGAGAAGACAGGCCAGGAGTATAAGCCTGGAAATCCACCAGTATCTGTAACTGAACACTCTTCAAAGCTTGAGACCTCTAGTACCCTGGACAGTAAAGCTCTGTATGATAAAGTAGCAGAGCAAGGAGAAGCAGTCCGAAAACTGAAAGCTGAGAAAGCACCTAAG GAACAAATAGATGAGGCTGTGaaaattcttttaaatctaaaagCAGAATATAAACAAAAGACAGGTCAAGAGTACAAGCCTGGAAATCCACCTTCAGCTCCTCCTTGTATACCTTCTACTACACTTCCATCTTATGTATGCTGCAGTAACTCGGCGCCCTGTAGCTTAGTGGATGGCAAAGCACTTTATGATAATGTAGCTGAACAAGGGGAAGTGGTACGGAGACTCAAAGCAGAGAAAGCTTCCAAG GATGAAATAGATGAAGCTGTAAAACTCCTTCTTGCTTTAAAAGCTGACTACAAGGAAAAGACTGGGCAGGACTACAGGCCAGGACATCCCCCAGTAGCAGAAGCTGCTTTGCCCCAAACGTCAAACACAGTACTCAGTGGTCCAGACACACCCAAAGCTAAAGCCCTGTTTAGCAAAGTAGCTCTTCAAGGAGATGAAGTTAGGAAATTGAagtcagaaaaagcagaaaag gAAAAGATAGATGCTGCTGTGAAGGAACTTCTTCAGTTGAAGGCCCAGTATAAGTCTGTTGCAGGAGTTGACTATAAACCAATTTCTGTTAGTGGCACTGAtgacaaagacaaaaagaagaaagagaaagagaacaagtctgaaaagcagagtaagcaacagaagcaaaatgatGGCCCAAAAAAAGAACCTTTGCAAGGACAGAGTGGTAATGAACTCTCCTCAAGTGGATCAGGAGAGGGTCAAGGCCCTAAGAAACAAACCAG GCTGGGTCTAGAagctaaaaaggaagaaaatcttgcAGATTGGTTCTCTCAG GTGATCACAAAATCAGAAATGATTGAATACTATGATGTGAGTGGCTGTTACGTTCTTCGTCCTTGGGCTTACGCTATTTGGGAAGCTATCAAGAACTTCTTCGATGCAGAGATCAAGAAACTTGGAGTGGAAAACTGTTACTTCCCCATGTTTGTGTCCCAGGCTGCCCTAGAGAAAGAGAAGACTCATATTGCTGACTTTGCTCCTGAG gTTGCTTGGGTCACAAGATCCGGAAAAACAGATCTGGCTGAACCAATTGCTGTACGTCCCACAAGTGAAACAG tcaTGTATCCTGCCTATGCAAAGTGGGTGCAGTCACACAGGGATCTGCCTATCAAGCTTAATCAGTGGTGCAATGTTGTG CGTTGGGAGTTCAAACATCCCCAACCTTTCCTTCGCACTCGTGAGTTCCTTTGGCAAGAGGGTCACACCGCATTTGCAACAtatgaagaagcagcagaggag GTGATGCAGATACTTGATCTGTATGCTCAAGTGTACGAAGATCTCCTAGCAATACCTGttgtgaaaggaaggaagacagagaaggagaaattCGCTGGGGGTGATTATACAACCACTGTAGAGGCATTTATATCTGCTAGTGGAAGAGCTATCCAG GGAGCAACATCACATCATCTAGGGCAGAATTTCTCAAAGATGTTTGAAATTGTATTTGAAGATCCCAAGAAACcaggagaaaaacagtttgCTTATCAGAATTCCTGGGGCATTACAACTCGAACTATTGGTGTAATGACAATGATTCACGGAGATAACATGGGACTGGTGCTTCCGCCTCGAGTAGCCTGTGTTCAG GTTGTAATTATACCTTGTGGTATTACAAATTCCCTTTCTGAAGAGGACAAAGAGGCTTTACTGAAGAAATGTAATGAATATCGTAATAGACTGCTTAGTGTTAATATCCGTGTGCGGGCTGATTTAAGAGACAACTATTCACCCGGCTGGAAGTTCAACCACTGGGAGCTTAAG
- the EPRS1 gene encoding bifunctional glutamate/proline--tRNA ligase isoform X1, producing the protein MAALSLAVNAGSPPLGALLTVEHVKNDIEISVEEGKETILRVSEHVSFTDVNSIARYLARAAGSAGLYGSNLLEHTEIDHWLEFSATKLSTASQFLSAVQELNHCLSLRTYLVGNSLSLADLCVWAVLKDNNIWQEQLQQNKAPVHAKRWYGFLEVQRAFQSVGAKWASGTPKVKVATEKKADVGKFVELPGAEMGKVIVRFPPEASGYLHIGHAKAALLNQHYQVNFKGKLIMRFDDTNPEKEKEDFEKVILEDVAMLHIKPDQFTYTSDHFETIMKYAEKLIQEGKAYVDDTPPEQMKAEREQRMESKHRNNCVNKNLQMWEEMKKGTEYGQTCCLRAKIDMNSNNGCMRDPTLYRCKNQPHPRTGNTYKVYPTYDFACPIVDSIEGVTHALRTTEYHDRDEQFYWIIEALGIRKPYIWEYSRLNLNNTVLSKRKLTWFVNEGLVDGWDDPRFPTVRGVLRRGMTVEGLKQFIAAQGSSRSVVNMEWDKIWSFNKKVIDPVAPRYTALLKDAVVPVNIPEAQEEMKEVAKHPKNADVGLKPVWYGSRVLIEGADAETLTEGEVVTFINWGNIIITKLNRNSSGKIASIDAKLNLENKDFKKTTKITWLAETPRAPLIPTVCVNYEHLITKPVLGKDEDFKQYINRNSKQEELMLGDPCLKDLKKGDIIQLQRRGFFICDQPYEPVSPYSCKDAPCILIYIPDGHTKEMPTSGSKEKTKAETAKKEAGSAVKGKSPPLVGDNSTPTCTVSESHLVIYNRVSAQGDIVRDLKAKKASKEDIDKAVKQLLALKAEYKEKTGQEYKPGNPPVSVTEHSSKLETSSTLDSKALYDKVAEQGEAVRKLKAEKAPKDEIGAAVEVLLSLKAEYKQQTGQEYKPGSPPVVSVPPQPSPVSTLPSPCPVDSKSLYNKVAEQGEVVRKLKSEKASKEQIDEAVKILLNLKAEYKQKTGQEYKPGNPPSAPPCIPSTTLPSYVCCSNSAPCSLVDGKALYDNVAEQGEVVRRLKAEKASKDEIDEAVKLLLALKADYKEKTGQDYRPGHPPVAEAALPQTSNTVLSGPDTPKAKALFSKVALQGDEVRKLKSEKAEKEKIDAAVKELLQLKAQYKSVAGVDYKPISVSGTDDKDKKKKEKENKSEKQSKQQKQNDGPKKEPLQGQSGNELSSSGSGEGQGPKKQTRLGLEAKKEENLADWFSQVITKSEMIEYYDVSGCYVLRPWAYAIWEAIKNFFDAEIKKLGVENCYFPMFVSQAALEKEKTHIADFAPEVAWVTRSGKTDLAEPIAVRPTSETVMYPAYAKWVQSHRDLPIKLNQWCNVVRWEFKHPQPFLRTREFLWQEGHTAFATYEEAAEEVMQILDLYAQVYEDLLAIPVVKGRKTEKEKFAGGDYTTTVEAFISASGRAIQGATSHHLGQNFSKMFEIVFEDPKKPGEKQFAYQNSWGITTRTIGVMTMIHGDNMGLVLPPRVACVQVVIIPCGITNSLSEEDKEALLKKCNEYRNRLLSVNIRVRADLRDNYSPGWKFNHWELKGVPVRVEVGPRDMKSQQFVAVRRDTGQKLTFSEDEAEDKLKQILEEIHANLYNRASEDLKSHMVVANTMEDFQKELDSGKIVQIPFCGEIECEDWIKKTTARDQDLEPGAPSMGAKSLCIPFQPLCELQRGARCVCGKNPAKFYTLFGRSY; encoded by the exons ATGGCGGCGCTTAGTCTCGCCGTCAACGCGGGGAGCCCCCCGCTGG GAGCTCTGCTGACAGTGGAGCACGTGAAGAATGATATTGAAATTTCAGtggaagaaggcaaagaaaCCATCCTCCGTGTGTCCGA GCATGTTTCATTTACCGACGTGAACTCAATAGCTCGTTATCTGGCTAGAGCTGCTGGTTCTGCTGGGTTGTATGGTTCAAATCTGTTGGAACACACTGAG ATTGACCACTGGCTGGAGTTTAGTGCTACAAAGTTATCTACTGCCAGCCAGTTTCTTTCAGCAGTCCAAGAGCTCAACCACTGTCTGTCTCTGAGAACGTACTTGGTCGGAAACTCTCTGAGTCTCGCAGACTTGTGTGTCTGGGCTGTACTAAAAG ATAATAACATATGGCAAGAACAATTACAGCAAAACAAGGCTCCTGTCCATGCAAAGCGATGGTATGGCTTTCTTGAGGTACAGCGTGCTTTTCAGTCAGTAGGAGCCAAGTGGGCTTCTGGTACACCAAAGGTTAAAGTG gcaacagaaaagaaagcgGATGTTGGGAAGTTTGTTGAACTTCCTGGTGCAGAGATGGGGAAGGTCATTGTGAGGTTTCCTCCTGAAGCAAGTGG atATCTGCATATTGGTCATGCCAAAGCTGCCTTGCTAAATCAGCACTACCAAGTTaactttaaaggaaaacttaTTATGAGATTTGATGACACAAatccagaaaaagagaaagaagactTTGAAAAG GTTATTCTTGAAGATGTTGCAATGCTACACATCAAACCGGATCAATTTACATATACCTCAGATCACTTTGAAACAATAATGAAATATGCTGAGAAGCTTATTCAAGAAGGGAAGGCATATGTGGATGATACTCCTCCAgaacaaatgaaagcagagcGTGAGCAAAGAATGGAAtctaaacacagaaataact gTGTTAATAAAAATCTACAAATgtgggaagaaatgaaaaagggaaCAGAATACGGACAAACTTGTTGTCTACGAGCAAAAATAGATATGAATAGTAACAATGGATGCATGAGGGACCCAACTCTTTATCGTTGTAAAAACCAGCCTCACCCACGTACTGGAAATACTTACAA GGTTTACCCCACATATGACTTTGCCTGCCCCATTGTTGACAGTATTGAAGGGGTCACACATGCATTGAGAACAACTGAATACCATGACAGAGATGAACAATTCTATTGGATCATCGAGGCACTGGGCATAAGGAAACCTTATATATGGGAGTATAGCCGGCTAAACCTCAACAACACTGTGCTCTCTAAAAGAAAGCTTACGTGGTTTGTCAACGAGGGGCTTGTGGATGGATG GGATGACCCAAGATTTCCCACTGTGCGTGGCGTCCTAAGAAGAGGCATGACAGTTGAAGGGCTAAAACAGTTTATTGCTGCTCAG ggtTCCTCTCGATCCGTCGTGAATATGGAGTGGGATAAAATTTGGTCCTTTAATAAAAAG gtGATAGACCCAGTAGCACCTCGGTACACTGCTCTGCTGAAAGATGCAGTGGTCCCAGTAAATATTCCTGAAGCTcaagaagagatgaaagaagTGGCTAAACATCCAAAG AATGCTGATGTTGGGTTGAAACCTGTGTGGTACGGCTCCAGAGTCCTGATTGAGGGTGCAGATGCAGAGACCCTGACAGAGGGAGAGGTGGTTACGTTCATAAATTGGGGCAATATTATCATCACTAAGTTAAACAG AAATTCAAGTGGAAAAATTGCATCCATCGATGCCAAGTTGAACTTAGAGAATAAGGACTTCAAAAAAACGACTAAGATCACTTGGTTAGCAGAAACTCCACGTGCACCACTCATCCCAACTGTCTGTGTGAATTATGAGCATCTGATCACTAAGCCAGTTCTAGGTAAAGATGAAGATTTCAAGCAATATATCAACCGAAATAGCAAG CAAGAAGAACTGATGTTAGGTGATCCTTGCCTTAAGGACTTAAAAAAAGGGGACATCATACAACTTCAGAGGAGAGGATTCTTTATTTGTGATCAACCCTATGAGCCAGTGAG TCCTTACAGCTGTAAAGATGCCCCGTGCATTTTGATTTACATCCCTGATGGGCACACTAAGGAAATGCCAACATCTGGGTCAAAAGAAAAGACCAAAGCTGAAACTGCAAAGAAAGAG gctGGTTCAGCTGTAAAAGGAAAATCTCCTCCACTTGTTGGTGATAACTCTACTCCAACCTGTACTGTATCTGAAAGTCACCTGGTCATTTACAACAGAGTGTCTGCACAGGGTGATATAGTTCGTGACTTGAAAGCTAAGAAGGCATCAAAGGAAGATATTGATAAAGCTGTGAAACAGTTGCTGGCCTTGAAAGCAGAATACAAAGAGAAGACAGGCCAGGAGTATAAGCCTGGAAATCCACCAGTATCTGTAACTGAACACTCTTCAAAGCTTGAGACCTCTAGTACCCTGGACAGTAAAGCTCTGTATGATAAAGTAGCAGAGCAAGGAGAAGCAGTCCGAAAACTGAAAGCTGAGAAAGCACCTAAG gaTGAGATAGGAGCTGCTGTGGAAGTCCTTTTATCCCTAAAGGCAGAATATAAACAACAGACAGGCCAGGAGTACAAACCAGGAAGCCCACCTGTGGTCTCTGTCcctcctcagccttctcctgtTTCTACTCTTCCATCCCCATGTCCAGTAGACAGCAAATCTCTGTACAACAAAGTAGCTGAACAAGGCGAAGTGGTCCGCAAACTTAAATCGGAGAAAGCTTCAAAG GAACAAATAGATGAGGCTGTGaaaattcttttaaatctaaaagCAGAATATAAACAAAAGACAGGTCAAGAGTACAAGCCTGGAAATCCACCTTCAGCTCCTCCTTGTATACCTTCTACTACACTTCCATCTTATGTATGCTGCAGTAACTCGGCGCCCTGTAGCTTAGTGGATGGCAAAGCACTTTATGATAATGTAGCTGAACAAGGGGAAGTGGTACGGAGACTCAAAGCAGAGAAAGCTTCCAAG GATGAAATAGATGAAGCTGTAAAACTCCTTCTTGCTTTAAAAGCTGACTACAAGGAAAAGACTGGGCAGGACTACAGGCCAGGACATCCCCCAGTAGCAGAAGCTGCTTTGCCCCAAACGTCAAACACAGTACTCAGTGGTCCAGACACACCCAAAGCTAAAGCCCTGTTTAGCAAAGTAGCTCTTCAAGGAGATGAAGTTAGGAAATTGAagtcagaaaaagcagaaaag gAAAAGATAGATGCTGCTGTGAAGGAACTTCTTCAGTTGAAGGCCCAGTATAAGTCTGTTGCAGGAGTTGACTATAAACCAATTTCTGTTAGTGGCACTGAtgacaaagacaaaaagaagaaagagaaagagaacaagtctgaaaagcagagtaagcaacagaagcaaaatgatGGCCCAAAAAAAGAACCTTTGCAAGGACAGAGTGGTAATGAACTCTCCTCAAGTGGATCAGGAGAGGGTCAAGGCCCTAAGAAACAAACCAG GCTGGGTCTAGAagctaaaaaggaagaaaatcttgcAGATTGGTTCTCTCAG GTGATCACAAAATCAGAAATGATTGAATACTATGATGTGAGTGGCTGTTACGTTCTTCGTCCTTGGGCTTACGCTATTTGGGAAGCTATCAAGAACTTCTTCGATGCAGAGATCAAGAAACTTGGAGTGGAAAACTGTTACTTCCCCATGTTTGTGTCCCAGGCTGCCCTAGAGAAAGAGAAGACTCATATTGCTGACTTTGCTCCTGAG gTTGCTTGGGTCACAAGATCCGGAAAAACAGATCTGGCTGAACCAATTGCTGTACGTCCCACAAGTGAAACAG tcaTGTATCCTGCCTATGCAAAGTGGGTGCAGTCACACAGGGATCTGCCTATCAAGCTTAATCAGTGGTGCAATGTTGTG CGTTGGGAGTTCAAACATCCCCAACCTTTCCTTCGCACTCGTGAGTTCCTTTGGCAAGAGGGTCACACCGCATTTGCAACAtatgaagaagcagcagaggag GTGATGCAGATACTTGATCTGTATGCTCAAGTGTACGAAGATCTCCTAGCAATACCTGttgtgaaaggaaggaagacagagaaggagaaattCGCTGGGGGTGATTATACAACCACTGTAGAGGCATTTATATCTGCTAGTGGAAGAGCTATCCAG GGAGCAACATCACATCATCTAGGGCAGAATTTCTCAAAGATGTTTGAAATTGTATTTGAAGATCCCAAGAAACcaggagaaaaacagtttgCTTATCAGAATTCCTGGGGCATTACAACTCGAACTATTGGTGTAATGACAATGATTCACGGAGATAACATGGGACTGGTGCTTCCGCCTCGAGTAGCCTGTGTTCAG GTTGTAATTATACCTTGTGGTATTACAAATTCCCTTTCTGAAGAGGACAAAGAGGCTTTACTGAAGAAATGTAATGAATATCGTAATAGACTGCTTAGTGTTAATATCCGTGTGCGGGCTGATTTAAGAGACAACTATTCACCCGGCTGGAAGTTCAACCACTGGGAGCTTAAG